CCACCGGCACCTTCGGTGTGGTAGGTGTGGATGGTGCGGCCCTTGAGGGCGGCGAGGGTGGTTTCGACGAAGCCAGACTCGTTGAGGGTGTCGCTGTGGATCGCCACCTGCACGTCATATTGGTCGGCGACGCTCAGGCAGTTGTCGATGCTGGCGGGCGTGGTGCCCCAGTCTTCGTGCAGTTTCAAACCGATGGCGCCGGCCTTGACCTGCTCGATCAACGGCTCGGGCAAACTGGCGTTGCCCTTGCCGGTGAAACCGATGTTCATCGGGAACGAATCCGAAGCCTGGAGCATGCGCGCCAGGTGCCACGGGCCGGAGGTGCAGGTGGTGGCGTTGGTGCCGGTGGCCGGGCCGGTGCCGCCGCCGATCATCGTGGTGACGCCGCTGGTCAGCGCTTCTTCGATCTGCTGCGGGCAAATGAAATGCACGTGGCTGTCGATGCCGCCGGCGGTGAGGATCATGCCTTCACCGGCGATCACCTCGGTGCTGGCGCCGATGGCCATGGTCACGCCGGGTTGGATATCCGGGTTGCCGGCTTTGCCGATGGCATGGATGCGCCCATTCTTGAGGCCGACGTCGGCCTTGACGATGCCCCAGTGGTCGATGATCAGCGCGTTGGTGATCAAGGTGTCGACCACTTCATGGGCGAGCAACTGGCTCTGGCCCTGGCCGTCGCGGATCACCTTGCCGCCGCCGAACTTGACCTCTTCGCCGTAGACGGTGAAGTCCTGTTCGACTTCGACGAACAGCTCGGTGTCGGCCAGGCGGACCTTGTCACCGACGGTGGGGCCGTACATGTCGGCGTAGGCTTGGCGGCTGATTTTCATGTGTGTGCCCTGAAGTATTTGTGTTGAATGTGAAATCGCTATCGGGGGCGGTGCGACGATTCGACTTGCCCCCGATGAGGCCCTAAAGATCACCCATGATCCGCCCGGCAAACCCAAACACCCGCCTGCCACCGCTCAAATCCACCAACTCAACCTCACGGCTTTGCCCCGGCTCAAACCGCACCGCCGTCCCCGCCGGAATATTCAGGCGCATGCCACGGCTCGCGGCACGGTCAAACGTCAGCGCGTCGTTGGTCTCGAAAAAATGATAGTGCGAGCCCACCTGGATCGGCCGGTCGCCGCTGTTGGCCACGCTCAGGCTGACGGTACGGCGGCCGACGTTGAGTTCGATCTCGCCAGGCTGGATCTGATATTCACCAGGAATCATGCAGGTTGCCCCAGGGTCTTGAAATAGATAGCGGTCGGGCTGTAGCGCCCGTCCGGGCTTTGGCAGTAATCGGGCAGTTCACCGATCTTGGTGTAGCGCAGCGCCTGGTAGAACGCTTCCGCCCCAGAGCCGGCTTCGGTGTCCAGGTACAGCAGGCCACGTTTGTGCTGGCGTGCGGCGAGTTCCAGGGTGTGCATCAGCTGTTGGCCCAGGCCGTGGCGACGGGCACTGCTGTGCACCAGCAGCTTTTGCACTTCGGCGCGGTTCAGCCCGTTGGCTTTCTGGCACAGCGCCAATTGCACGCTGGCTTGCACCTGTTCGTCGCGCACCACCACCCACAGCAGCAGGCTGGCATCTTCGATACTCGCCTGAACACCGCGCAGGTACTCGCGGGCCTGGGCTTCGTCGAAGTCGGCCATAAAACCGACCGAGGCGCCGTGCTTGACCGCGTCCAGCAACAGCTCAACCAGGCCCTCGCGGTAATGGGCAAAACTTTCTGCATTGACTCGACGCAGTTGCGCAGCGCTCATCGATCTCACTCCTTGGGCGGCTCGGCGCCCGGGTTCAAGGCCAGTTGCATAAAGGTCAGGTCAAGCCAGCGACCGAACTTGATACCCACCTGTGGCATCTGCCCGGTGGTGGTGAACCCCAGGCGTTCATGCAGGCGGATCGAGGCCTGGTTGCCGCTTTCGATGGCGGCGACCATCACGTATTTGCCGCCGCTGCGCGCGCGCTCGATCAAGGCCGCCATCAAGCGTGGGCCAAGGCCTTTGCCGCGCTGGTCGTTACGCACATACACCGAGTGCTCGACGCTGTAGCGGAAACCCTCGAACGGCCGCCAGTCGCCAAACGAGGCGTAGCCGGTGACTTCGTCATTCTCGACTGACACCAGGATCGGATACGCCTGGGCCTGGCGTGCGTTAAACCACGCCAGGCGGTTGGCCAGGTCGACCGGTTGTT
The genomic region above belongs to Pseudomonas sp. S35 and contains:
- a CDS encoding urease subunit beta; its protein translation is MIPGEYQIQPGEIELNVGRRTVSLSVANSGDRPIQVGSHYHFFETNDALTFDRAASRGMRLNIPAGTAVRFEPGQSREVELVDLSGGRRVFGFAGRIMGDL
- a CDS encoding GNAT family N-acetyltransferase; this encodes MSAAQLRRVNAESFAHYREGLVELLLDAVKHGASVGFMADFDEAQAREYLRGVQASIEDASLLLWVVVRDEQVQASVQLALCQKANGLNRAEVQKLLVHSSARRHGLGQQLMHTLELAARQHKRGLLYLDTEAGSGAEAFYQALRYTKIGELPDYCQSPDGRYSPTAIYFKTLGQPA
- a CDS encoding GNAT family N-acetyltransferase, which translates into the protein MIRDAIESDLPAIRDIYNDAVRNTTAIWNEQPVDLANRLAWFNARQAQAYPILVSVENDEVTGYASFGDWRPFEGFRYSVEHSVYVRNDQRGKGLGPRLMAALIERARSGGKYVMVAAIESGNQASIRLHERLGFTTTGQMPQVGIKFGRWLDLTFMQLALNPGAEPPKE